The following proteins are co-located in the Haliotis asinina isolate JCU_RB_2024 chromosome 13, JCU_Hal_asi_v2, whole genome shotgun sequence genome:
- the LOC137260202 gene encoding calexcitin-2-like, whose protein sequence is MAMNGTVRTGNSLTEFQGRKQEYIFDTLYDITHDRNLSRQDFTKLQKLVTGIKGLSGRCEQSRALQTRMASIWSGLMKSSKHYRKNPLQLHLSLPEWLSYWSDFVKAALKSHDWPASSIDDHAVYDWHVEFVDFVFDVMDINSDSVIDKDDYVSSLTQFGVPEDVCLRAYSKLSAALNGEKLNRDHFRQFWFRFLVSDDRAEVGNFLFGDPSLSTKATTGDS, encoded by the exons ATGGCGATGAACGGGACAGTTCGAACAGGGAATTCTTTAACAGAGTTTCAAGGCCGAAAACAGGAGTATATATTTGACACACTTTACG ATATTACACACGATAGAAACCTGTCGAGGCAAGATTTCACCAAACTGCAAAAA TTGGTTACAGGTATCAAGGGTCTGTCAGGGCGATGTGAACAGAGCCGGGCGCTACAGACGAGGATGGCCAGCATTTGGTCCGGGCTGATGAAGAGCTCCAAACACTATCGGAAAAACCCGTTACAGCTGCAC CTAAGTTTGCCGGAATGGTTGTCGTATTGGAGCGACTTTGTGAAGGCAGCATTGAAGTCACATGACTGGCCGGCATCCTCGATCGACGATCACGCGGTGTATGACTGGCACGTGGAGTTCGTGGACTTCGTGTTTGACGTCATGGACATCAATA GCGACAGCGTCATCGACAAAGACGACTACGTCAGCAGCTTGACACAGTTCGGCGTTCCCGAAGACGTCTGTCTCCGGGCTTACAGCAAACTCTCAGCGGCG CTGAATGGAGAAAAGTTGAACAGGGACCATTTCAGACAGTTCTGGTTTCGGTTCCTGGTGAGCGACGATCGCGCGGAAGTTGGAAACTTTCTCTTTGGCGACCCAAGTCTGTCAACCAAGGCTACAACCGGGGACTCGTAA